The following DNA comes from Thermodesulfobacteriota bacterium.
TTGGATTTTGGTCACAGAATCAGCGCTGTTACCTTTAATCCAAAAGGAGCATTTTTTAAATACTCAGCATAGCTTTTGCCATTCTCCCCAGCTTAGCTGGGGGTTTAGCTCTGTAATTAGATAAAACATTTGAGTCAAGCGGAAAGCAGAAAAAATAGTAACAAAAAACTCTGCAGTACTTGGGCGTTTTTGAAAAAATTGACCTTTGAACGAAGTGATTTTTATTTACCTATCACAAAACAAAAAAGGAGACAAGACAGACAGCTCATCTGCCGTCTTTTTCCTTTTGCTGAAAGAACTTTAAACCTGAGTTCGCCACATAAACTGCTTGAACTTTTCATGGTATTGGATATATATTTAAATTTGTCAATTGAATGCGCAATACCGGAGGATATTTTGTCGAAACTCTTTGATCCCAGCCAAATAAACGGCATGACTCTTAAAAACCGATTCGTTCGTTCGGCCACCTGGGAGGGTATGGCTGCAGACGATGGCGCCTGCACCCCAAAGTTGGTGGACACCATTGCCCGTCTGGCCGAAGGCGGCGTCGGTCTAATTATTACCGGCCATGCTTACGTAAAAAAGCAGGGCCAAGCCGGTCAATGGCAGCTGGGCATTTACGATGATCGACTCATTGCCGGTCTATGTGAAATGACCGATGCCGTTCATCAACAAGGCGGCCGCATCATCGCCCAACTGGCCCATTCCGGCCTGTTTGCCGATCCTTCCCTCACCGGCTATCCACCGCTGGCGCCTTCGTTGATCCAAGGTATTACCAAGCATGCTGTTGAGGAGATGACCCTTGCAGACATTCAAAACGTGGTGGAATCATTCGGCCTGGCTGCCCTGCGCGCTCAAAAGGCCGGTTTTGACGGTGTGCAGATACACGCAGCCCACGGTTATCTTTTGAGTCAGTTTCTTTCTCCATTTTTCAACCGGCGTTCGGATCGATACGGGGGAAATATTGAAAACAGGTCCAATATCCATCTTGAAATCATAGACTCGATCCGGTCTTATGTTGACAAAGATTATCCGGTGCTGATCAAAATGAATTCCGGAGATTTCGTTGAGGGTGGACTCGAACTCGGGGAAGCATTACAGGCAGGAAAACTTCTTGCCAAAAGCGGCCTGGATGCAATTGAGCTTTCAGGCGGAACAGGACAATCCGGCAAGTTAAACCCGATCCGAACCGGTATTCGTCACCAAAAGGATGAAGCCTATTTCAAGGATGCGGCCGCTTTATTCAATGAACATATCGACATTCCAATCATTCTTGTCGGTGGTATCCGGTCTTTTGATATCGCCGAGCATATCATCAATTCCAATATCGCTGACTACATCTCCATGAGCCGGCCCTTTATCCGTGAACCTGACCTGGTCAACCGATGGAAATCCGGTGACCGTTCAAAGGCAGCCTGTCTTTCCGACAGCCGATGCTTTGTCCCTACCCGAACCGGTAAAGGAATTTACTGTGTAATGGAAGAGAGGGAACGTAACAAGTGACCTATAATTTTGATCCCGATCAATGGTACCAAAACGAATTTGAGTTTATTAGAACAAAACATCAATCAGGCAAAATAAATAAACAGGAACTGGAAATCGCACTGGAACAGCTGGAAAAAAGATATGAGGAAATGTGTCACCGACTGGACGGCACTTATCAAATTTCCAAACCTCATTAATGAAACATGGACGGCTTGGTCAACATCGGCAACCTACTTTTCACCCATTCATCCAATTCAAAGGTATTTTAAATGACCCCGATTTTTATTGAAAAGCAGCCAATTCGCTCAGCAAAACAGTTTTATCACCTGATGGCGATGACCCGTAATGTTCGCCATAAAACGGTTGAAAACCTGTTTAACGATCAACCGGTTGATCACGATTTGATCACATCGCTGAAAAATGCTCTTGTCTCACTTGAAGATATACCTGCTGAAAACGGATTAAAAGTTCTTTATATCGACGACTCAAAGAAAATAACTGCCAGGCTTGTATATGAAATAGCGGAACTGCGAAAAGATGTTTTCTTTCTGCAAAATAGTGAAAAACAGTTTTTGCAATACCTAGAAAACCTTCATGAAGGGTTTTCAGACCAGGTAAACAGCGGCATAGAAAAATTGCAGGATATAGCCTTTAACTGTTTCATTACCGACCGGGACGGAACCATAAATAACTATTGCGGCAGATACATATCTTCGGTTCAAGCGGTATATAATGCTGTTTTTTTGACCCGTTTTGCCAAAACAAACCCCTCAAATCCGATCATTATCACTTCCGCGCCGCTTAAAAATCCGGGTCTTGTCGATGTGAGCGTCAATCCCGATAAAACTTTTATTTATGCCGCATCAAAGGGAAGGGAGTACATCGGTCTTGATGGAAAACGCCACACCTATCCCATTGAAGAAAACAAACAGCTCCTGTTGGACAAGCTGAACCAGAAACTTACCGCTGTAGTAAAAAATCCGGCATGGGAAAAATTTTCCCTGATCGGCTCAGGCCTTCAGTTTAAATTCGGACAAACCACCATTGCCCGCCAGGATATCAGAAAGTCCATTTCCGAGTCTGAGTCAGAGGAATTCTTGGAAAAGATCAGGCGCATTGTCAGGGAAACCGATCCCGGTGGAGAAAATTTTAAAATTGAAGATACCGGTCTTGATATTGAAATAATTCTTACCATTGAGGACTCTTTGTCACAAGCCAAAGACTTCGACAAAGCGGACGCCATCAATTTTCTTGATCAGGCGTTGAATCTCAATATGAGCAAAGGACCCCATCTTGTTTGTGGAGATACATTTTCCGATGTGCCGCTGATAGAAGCAGCAATGAAAAAAACGCCGGACACATGGGCGGTTTTTGTCACGGAAGACAGCGAGCTTTCCGCCAAAGTAAAGGATATGTGTCCAAATTCGTTGATTGTCACCCAGCCGGACATCCTGGTTACCATGCTGGGATTGTTATCGCAGCACAAACGTATGTAAAACCGATGCGAGGCTTAAAAATTTTTCTCCAGACGATTCCCATTTGTAGCGTCTGGATATAAAATCATTAAGCCCCGCCTGTTAAACCGGTTTTGTTGCTCTGAATTGGTTCACCCTGATTGTGAGTAAGAAACAACCTATAAACAACAACCAAGGAGTAAAAATGGCCTCAACTCAATTCAAAGGCGCAATTTTCGATCTCGACGGAGTGATCACCGGAACAGCTCGGGTGCATGCCCTTGCCTGGGAAAGCATGTTTAATGTTTTTTTAAAAAAAATTGCTCAAAGGGAGAATGGTCCTTTTGTTCCTTTTGATCCGGAAAACGATTACCTGCAGTACGTGGACGGAATGCCGAGAATGGAAGGAGTAAAATGCTTTTTAGAATCCAGGGGTATCGAATTTCCCTTTGGCGACTACGATGATCCACCTGACCGGGAAACGATTTGCGGCATGGGAAACAGGAAAAATTTGGATTTTCAAAAAGTACTGAAAAAGGAAGGCCCGGATGTATTTGAGACATCAATAAAATTTGTCAAAGCATTAAAGAAAAAAGGAATCAAAGTCGGCGTGGCGTCATCCAGTAAAAACTGCAAGTTGATCCTCAAACTTGCAGGATTGGAAGACCTTTTTGAAACACGCGTAGACGGCATTGTATCACAACAGCTCGGGCTTAAGGGAAAACCCGATCCGGATATCTTTGTCACCGCTGCGGAAAATCTTGGCCTGCTTCCCGGAGAATGCATGGTGGTTGAAGATGCGGTCTCCGGAGTCCAGGCGGGCAGAAACGGAAATTTTGGGTTGACACTCGGGATAGCAAGAAATGATACCGGTGAAGCGCTAAAACTAAACGGTGCAGATTTAGTGGTGCATGACCTCGGCGAAATCAGCATCAAAGATATTACCAACTGGTTTCAATCAGGAGTGATGAAAGACGGCTGGAACCTTACCTATAGCGACTTTAAATTTAAGGAAGAAAAGTTAAGAGAAACCCTGACCACGGTTGGAAACGGATATCTCGGTACACGGGGATGTTTTGAAGGAGAAAAAGCTTCCGAAATTCATTATCCTGGAACATATATTGCCGGAATATACAACAAACCGCCCACCCGGATTCAGGGCCGAAATATATACAACAATGATTTTGTCAATTGCCCGAACTGGTTACTTATCGAATTTGCCATCGGAACCGGAAAGTATATCAGCCCGATGAAAATGGAGATGTTAAGTTACACCCACAGCTTAAACATGAGAGAAGGTGTGACCCAAAGATCCATGGTATGCAAGGATGGACTCGGCAGAATACTGAAAATTAAAACCCAAAGGCTTGCCAGCATGGCAAATCCCCATCTTTGTGCCATGCAGTATGAGATTACCCCGGTCAATTTTTCGCATACCATTCGCCTACGCTCTTCCATTGATGGGAATATCATCAATGATGGCGTGGCCCGTTATCGAGATTTGTATGCAAATCACCTCTCAGGTGTATCTTCGGGAAAATCAAAGGGAATGATTTTCCTTCACGTTCAAACCAATCGTTCAAAATACCAGATTGTGATGAGTGCCAAAACCAATCTGTACGAAAATAAACAAAAGATATCCGCTGATAAAAGTATCCAACAGCAAAAATCATCCATCGCAGAGAATTTAACTATAAACGCAAAGGAAAACCACACCTATACATTAGAAAAACTGGTCAGCATATATACATCTCTGGACAAGAATATTTCAAACCCCGCAAAATCTTCCAAGCAGATTTTAGCAACGGTTAAATCCTTTAAAGACATATACGCACCGCATAAAAAAGCGTGGAAGAGACTCTGGGATAAAGCCGACATCAAAATCAGCGGTGACCGGTTTGCACAAAAGGCTGTGCGCCTGCACACCTACCACCTGCTGGTGGCCGCGTCTTTGCACAACAAAGATATTGATGCAGGAATCACTGCAAGAGGACTGCACGGAGAAGCTTACCGGGGACATGTTTTTTGGGACGAGCTTTACATTTTGCCTTTTTACAACCTTCATTTCCCTGAAATTTCGCGTGCACTGTTAATGTACCGGTACCATCGCCTTGATGCGGCAAAGAAGTACGCCCGGGAAAACGGTTACCAGGGAGCCATGTATCCATGGCAAACCGCAGATGACGGTTCCGAAGAAACACAGGAGGTGCATTATAATCCACAGAACGATTCATGGGGCCCGGACTTAAGCCGAAGGCAAAGGCACGTTTCTATCGCCGTGTTTTACAATGTATGGCGATACGTGTTTGAAACCAGCGACCGGATTTTCCTGAAAGATTACGGTGCTGAAATGATGATTGAGATTGCCCGCTTCTGGGCAAGCATCGCAACCTATGACTCAAATAAATACCACATTTCAGGAGTCATGGGGCCTGATGAATTTCATGAAAAACTTCCCGGTTCTAAAGAAGATGGAATCAAAGACAACGCATATACCAATGTGATGACGGTATGGTTACTGCAAAAAGCGATTGACACGGTAGAAGGGCTTTCGGCAAAATCCTTTGCCCGGCTGGCAAAAAAGACCGGTTTTAAAAAAAGCGAGATGGAAAGGTGGAAAGAAATCACCCGCAAGATGAATGTGATTCTAACAGATAATAATATAATCAGTCAGTTCGAAGGTTATTTGGGTTTAAAGGAGCTTGACTGGGACGCCTACCGGAAAAAATATGGCAACATTCACCGACTGGATCGAATCCTCAAAGCCGAAGGAGATTCCCCGGATTTTTATAAAGTATCCAAACAGGCTGACACTCTTATGATGTTTTATGTGCTTGCACCTGAAGAAATCGTCCATATTTTAAAACGACTGGGATACCGGGTCAATGATGCGGTTGAGCTGTTGAAAGTCAATTACGATTATTATGAAAAGAGAACCAGTCACGGTTCTACTTTAAGTAAAGTGGTGCATGCAGTGATATCAAGTTACATCCACGCATCGGACACCCCATGGGAATGGTTCATGGAGGCACTGAAAAGTGATATATTTGACACCCAGGGGGGTACCACCATTGAAGGAATACATTGTGGCGTCATGGCAGGGACACTTGATGTGGTGATGAAATATTTTGCCGGCATAGACACAAGTTCCCCAATCCTTAAAGTAGATCCGAACCTGCCCGAGCACTGGAGTCATCTTACCTTTAGAATATGTCACCAAAAGAAGTGGTATCATTTTGCATTGTCAAGAAATAGGGTAAAAATTACGGCAGAAGGAAAAGGAAAAAATAAGGTATCAGTCAATATAACCGGAAATAAATTAAAGCTTACACCCGGTAAAGCAAGACGGGTTAAAATGAATTAGGCAAAAAGCCAGAAGGCACATAGGCAGAAGGGATTGATGATTGAAATGCGTCAGCCTTCAACCTAACTACCTGAACGAACAACTACAAATGATTATGGCCAACCACTCAGAAATAAACCGACATATCCTTCACCAGTGCATAGATAAAAATGCGGACGGAATAATAAAACGAAGAAAAGAGTATTCCCCTGAAATCGATTTTGTTTTTGCGGTTTCCGGAGCTGCCGCTTTGGGTAAAACCACTTTTTGTAAAAACCTAGCAAAATTTCTCAACGACAACGGGATCAAAACCAAACACCTACCCCTTGACGGTTTTATGCTTGATCGTAAAACACGGCTGGACAGAAAATTAAGCGGATATGACCCGCAATCCACCAATATACCTTTATTAATCGAAACAATGAAGGCACTGCTCTTTAACGGCAGAAAAATAAAACTACCGCTTTATGATCATAAAACCGGTACACACAGTGGTTTT
Coding sequences within:
- a CDS encoding trehalose 6-phosphate synthase, which gives rise to MTPIFIEKQPIRSAKQFYHLMAMTRNVRHKTVENLFNDQPVDHDLITSLKNALVSLEDIPAENGLKVLYIDDSKKITARLVYEIAELRKDVFFLQNSEKQFLQYLENLHEGFSDQVNSGIEKLQDIAFNCFITDRDGTINNYCGRYISSVQAVYNAVFLTRFAKTNPSNPIIITSAPLKNPGLVDVSVNPDKTFIYAASKGREYIGLDGKRHTYPIEENKQLLLDKLNQKLTAVVKNPAWEKFSLIGSGLQFKFGQTTIARQDIRKSISESESEEFLEKIRRIVRETDPGGENFKIEDTGLDIEIILTIEDSLSQAKDFDKADAINFLDQALNLNMSKGPHLVCGDTFSDVPLIEAAMKKTPDTWAVFVTEDSELSAKVKDMCPNSLIVTQPDILVTMLGLLSQHKRM
- a CDS encoding NADH:flavin oxidoreductase, whose translation is MSKLFDPSQINGMTLKNRFVRSATWEGMAADDGACTPKLVDTIARLAEGGVGLIITGHAYVKKQGQAGQWQLGIYDDRLIAGLCEMTDAVHQQGGRIIAQLAHSGLFADPSLTGYPPLAPSLIQGITKHAVEEMTLADIQNVVESFGLAALRAQKAGFDGVQIHAAHGYLLSQFLSPFFNRRSDRYGGNIENRSNIHLEIIDSIRSYVDKDYPVLIKMNSGDFVEGGLELGEALQAGKLLAKSGLDAIELSGGTGQSGKLNPIRTGIRHQKDEAYFKDAAALFNEHIDIPIILVGGIRSFDIAEHIINSNIADYISMSRPFIREPDLVNRWKSGDRSKAACLSDSRCFVPTRTGKGIYCVMEERERNK
- a CDS encoding beta-phosphoglucomutase family hydrolase yields the protein MASTQFKGAIFDLDGVITGTARVHALAWESMFNVFLKKIAQRENGPFVPFDPENDYLQYVDGMPRMEGVKCFLESRGIEFPFGDYDDPPDRETICGMGNRKNLDFQKVLKKEGPDVFETSIKFVKALKKKGIKVGVASSSKNCKLILKLAGLEDLFETRVDGIVSQQLGLKGKPDPDIFVTAAENLGLLPGECMVVEDAVSGVQAGRNGNFGLTLGIARNDTGEALKLNGADLVVHDLGEISIKDITNWFQSGVMKDGWNLTYSDFKFKEEKLRETLTTVGNGYLGTRGCFEGEKASEIHYPGTYIAGIYNKPPTRIQGRNIYNNDFVNCPNWLLIEFAIGTGKYISPMKMEMLSYTHSLNMREGVTQRSMVCKDGLGRILKIKTQRLASMANPHLCAMQYEITPVNFSHTIRLRSSIDGNIINDGVARYRDLYANHLSGVSSGKSKGMIFLHVQTNRSKYQIVMSAKTNLYENKQKISADKSIQQQKSSIAENLTINAKENHTYTLEKLVSIYTSLDKNISNPAKSSKQILATVKSFKDIYAPHKKAWKRLWDKADIKISGDRFAQKAVRLHTYHLLVAASLHNKDIDAGITARGLHGEAYRGHVFWDELYILPFYNLHFPEISRALLMYRYHRLDAAKKYARENGYQGAMYPWQTADDGSEETQEVHYNPQNDSWGPDLSRRQRHVSIAVFYNVWRYVFETSDRIFLKDYGAEMMIEIARFWASIATYDSNKYHISGVMGPDEFHEKLPGSKEDGIKDNAYTNVMTVWLLQKAIDTVEGLSAKSFARLAKKTGFKKSEMERWKEITRKMNVILTDNNIISQFEGYLGLKELDWDAYRKKYGNIHRLDRILKAEGDSPDFYKVSKQADTLMMFYVLAPEEIVHILKRLGYRVNDAVELLKVNYDYYEKRTSHGSTLSKVVHAVISSYIHASDTPWEWFMEALKSDIFDTQGGTTIEGIHCGVMAGTLDVVMKYFAGIDTSSPILKVDPNLPEHWSHLTFRICHQKKWYHFALSRNRVKITAEGKGKNKVSVNITGNKLKLTPGKARRVKMN